A genomic segment from Sulfitobacter mediterraneus encodes:
- a CDS encoding aspartate aminotransferase family protein, producing MDGNFNENDISRVVEADRAHIWHHLSQHKPYETTDPRIIVEGKGMRVWDQKGKEHLDAVSGGVWTVNVGYGRERIANAVRDQLIKLNYFAGSAGSIPGSNFAEMLIDKMPGMSRVYYCNSGSEANEKGFKMVRQIAHKRYGGKKHKILYRDRDYHGTTIACLSAGGQDERNAQYGPFTDGFVRVPHCLEYRAFEQDGAPQENYGVWAADQIEKVILAEGPDTVGALCLEPVTAGGGVITPPEGYWDRVQEICKKYDILLHIDEVVCGVGRTGTWFGYQHYGIKPDMVTMAKGVASGYAAIACLVTTEEVFNMFKDDASDPMNYFRDISTFGGCTAGPTAGIENMAIIEDENLLQNTTDMGHYMLDELNALADKHAVIGQVRGKGLFLGAELVDDRDSRAPVAESLVQKVVGDCMQQGVIIGATNRSLPGKNNTLCFSPALIATKDDINQIVSAVDGALGRVFG from the coding sequence ATGGACGGTAACTTCAATGAAAACGACATTTCCCGCGTTGTCGAAGCAGACCGCGCGCATATCTGGCATCACCTGAGCCAGCACAAACCCTATGAGACCACCGATCCGCGCATCATTGTCGAAGGCAAGGGCATGCGCGTTTGGGATCAAAAGGGCAAAGAGCACCTTGATGCTGTGTCCGGCGGTGTATGGACCGTCAACGTGGGCTATGGCCGCGAACGGATCGCCAATGCTGTGCGCGACCAGCTGATCAAGCTGAACTACTTTGCAGGCTCTGCTGGTTCCATCCCGGGCTCCAACTTCGCCGAAATGTTGATCGACAAGATGCCCGGCATGAGCCGGGTCTACTATTGCAACTCTGGCTCTGAAGCGAACGAGAAGGGCTTTAAGATGGTCCGCCAGATCGCGCACAAACGGTATGGCGGCAAGAAGCACAAGATCCTCTACCGCGACCGTGACTATCACGGCACCACCATCGCCTGCCTGTCGGCTGGCGGTCAGGACGAGCGCAATGCACAATACGGCCCCTTCACCGATGGCTTTGTGCGCGTTCCGCATTGCCTTGAGTACCGTGCATTCGAACAGGACGGCGCGCCGCAGGAAAATTACGGCGTTTGGGCCGCCGATCAGATTGAGAAAGTGATCCTTGCCGAAGGCCCAGACACCGTAGGCGCCCTTTGCCTTGAGCCCGTCACCGCAGGCGGCGGTGTGATCACCCCGCCCGAAGGCTATTGGGACCGCGTGCAGGAGATCTGCAAGAAATATGACATTCTGCTGCACATCGACGAAGTTGTCTGTGGCGTGGGCCGGACCGGCACATGGTTTGGTTACCAGCATTACGGCATCAAGCCCGACATGGTGACCATGGCCAAAGGTGTGGCCTCCGGGTACGCCGCGATTGCCTGCCTTGTGACCACCGAAGAGGTGTTCAACATGTTCAAGGACGACGCCTCTGATCCGATGAACTATTTCCGCGACATTTCGACCTTTGGCGGCTGCACGGCCGGACCAACGGCAGGTATCGAGAACATGGCGATCATCGAAGATGAGAACCTGCTGCAAAACACCACCGACATGGGCCACTATATGTTGGATGAGCTGAACGCACTGGCGGACAAGCACGCCGTGATCGGCCAAGTGCGCGGCAAGGGACTGTTCCTTGGCGCCGAATTGGTCGATGACCGCGACAGCCGCGCGCCCGTCGCCGAGAGCCTTGTTCAAAAGGTCGTTGGAGATTGCATGCAACAAGGCGTGATCATCGGCGCGACAAACCGGTCGCTGCCCGGCAAGAACAACACATTGTGTTTCTCGCCAGCCCTGATCGCCACGAAGGACGACATCAACCAGATCGTCAGCGCCGTAGACGGTGCGCTGGGGCGTGTCTTCGGTTAA
- a CDS encoding ABC transporter permease — translation MFFLIIYVAIFVGSAFVVTKLLQKGIRDYTSLKTVTFGDESAVTPNRAAGIISILTIFLMWGVFTGSNLLPSFLHAPGPFEGTTSFTYTAQVEGQAPDDAEVTVLVHPRSEPAEAPEVAPGDGFAKNDSIAIAQWRTGLVRVDKNDELTKKDGAKVIAINGQKIAPGETVKTAGGAVTLSDKGTPNFEPAKGWQMEPLYLPAPEQVWTRSVQIMQEGFRNFTLLEHLGFSLFRVVVGFVLGAIVGIPLGYAMGLSNWFRGWFDPIVEFMRPVPPLALIPLVIIWAGIGEAGKIILLFLAALWIMAIAARSGVSGVKISKVHAAYSLGASKWQIMRHVIVPNSLPEIFTGARVAMGVCWGTVVAAELVAAEQGAGMMIMTASKFQNTDIVIMGIILIGVIGFGIDMLMRAAEKYLVPWKGKG, via the coding sequence ATTTTCTTTCTGATCATTTATGTAGCGATCTTTGTCGGCAGCGCCTTTGTGGTGACAAAACTGCTGCAGAAAGGCATTCGTGATTACACATCTTTGAAAACTGTGACCTTCGGTGACGAAAGTGCGGTGACACCCAACCGTGCTGCCGGGATCATCTCGATCCTGACGATTTTCCTGATGTGGGGCGTGTTCACCGGGTCAAACCTGCTGCCATCCTTTTTGCATGCGCCGGGCCCTTTTGAGGGGACCACCAGCTTTACCTATACTGCGCAGGTCGAAGGGCAGGCCCCCGATGATGCGGAGGTGACGGTCCTTGTGCATCCACGTAGCGAACCGGCAGAGGCGCCCGAAGTTGCGCCGGGTGACGGATTTGCCAAGAACGATTCCATTGCCATCGCGCAGTGGCGGACTGGTCTGGTGCGGGTCGACAAGAATGACGAGCTGACCAAGAAAGACGGCGCCAAGGTGATTGCCATCAACGGCCAGAAAATTGCGCCGGGCGAAACCGTCAAGACGGCGGGCGGTGCCGTGACCCTTTCTGACAAGGGCACGCCCAACTTTGAGCCAGCGAAGGGCTGGCAGATGGAACCGCTTTATCTGCCAGCGCCCGAACAGGTTTGGACCCGTTCGGTCCAGATCATGCAGGAGGGCTTCCGTAACTTCACCTTGCTTGAACACCTTGGCTTCTCGCTCTTCCGGGTTGTTGTTGGCTTCGTTCTTGGTGCAATTGTCGGCATTCCGTTGGGTTATGCGATGGGGCTCAGCAATTGGTTCCGGGGTTGGTTCGATCCGATTGTGGAATTCATGCGCCCAGTACCGCCGCTTGCCTTGATCCCGCTGGTGATCATTTGGGCCGGTATTGGCGAGGCTGGCAAGATCATCCTGCTGTTCCTTGCGGCGCTTTGGATCATGGCGATTGCGGCGCGGTCCGGTGTGTCCGGGGTTAAAATCTCCAAGGTGCATGCGGCCTATTCGCTGGGCGCCAGCAAATGGCAGATCATGCGCCACGTGATTGTCCCGAACTCTCTGCCGGAGATCTTTACCGGTGCGCGGGTTGCGATGGGCGTTTGTTGGGGCACGGTCGTGGCCGCCGAACTGGTCGCGGCGGAACAAGGCGCGGGTATGATGATCATGACCGCGTCAAAGTTCCAGAACACCGACATCGTGATTATGGGGATCATCCTGATTGGGGTTATCGGGTTTGGCATCGATATGCTGATGCGGGCCGCTGAGAAGTATCTCGTACCATGGAAAGGTAAGGGCTGA
- a CDS encoding taurine ABC transporter ATP-binding protein produces MTGLSIDKLSMRFDLPDGGHVQALQDVSIDLKAGELLSVLGPSGCGKTTLLNIVAGFLAPTSGVMTLNGHTITGPDAERGMVFQQGALFEWMSVRENVGFGPSMKGMPKNDKAEIVDHLLDVVGLQDFKEKAVYELSGGMQQRVALARCLANDPDVILMDEPLGALDALTREKMQSLVLKLWKETGKTIILITHSVEEALLLGERLIVMAPRPGRIHKEYRLPFAELGVNADLREVKKHPDFGPKREEILNMIWDMEEEIMGTKEDAA; encoded by the coding sequence ATGACCGGACTCTCCATTGATAAACTGTCGATGCGATTTGATCTGCCGGATGGCGGACACGTGCAAGCGTTGCAAGACGTATCGATTGACCTCAAAGCGGGCGAATTGCTGAGTGTGCTGGGGCCATCGGGCTGCGGTAAGACGACGCTGCTCAATATCGTTGCGGGTTTTCTCGCGCCAACTTCCGGTGTGATGACCCTCAATGGTCACACGATCACCGGCCCGGACGCCGAACGCGGCATGGTCTTCCAGCAAGGTGCGCTGTTTGAATGGATGAGTGTGCGTGAGAACGTGGGCTTTGGTCCGTCGATGAAAGGCATGCCCAAGAATGACAAGGCAGAAATCGTTGATCATCTGCTGGATGTGGTTGGTTTGCAGGACTTTAAAGAAAAGGCCGTTTACGAGCTTTCGGGCGGGATGCAGCAGCGTGTGGCTTTGGCCCGTTGTCTGGCCAATGACCCCGATGTCATTTTGATGGACGAACCGCTGGGCGCGCTTGATGCCTTGACCCGCGAAAAGATGCAGAGCCTGGTTTTGAAACTTTGGAAAGAGACCGGCAAGACGATCATCCTGATCACCCACTCCGTTGAAGAGGCGTTGCTCTTGGGCGAGCGTTTGATCGTGATGGCCCCGCGGCCAGGGCGCATTCACAAGGAATACCGACTGCCGTTTGCAGAGCTGGGCGTGAACGCCGACCTGCGCGAGGTCAAGAAACATCCCGATTTCGGCCCCAAACGTGAAGAGATCCTCAATATGATCTGGGACATGGAAGAAGAGATCATGGGCACCAAGGAGGACGCGGCATGA
- a CDS encoding DEAD/DEAH box helicase, which yields MIQTIADALAQQGYETLTAVQEAVTDPALAQADLLVSAQTGSGKTVGFGLAIAPTLLDGAEHFGPAAAPLALVIAPTRELAMQVSRELSWLYGKAGAIVTTCVGGMDQRTERRALDRGVHVVVATPGRLCDHIKRGNIDLGDLRAVVLDEADEMLDLGFRDELEFILSEAPEDRRTLLFSATVPAAIAKLAQSYQRDAQRISTVGEAKQHADIEYRALNVHPRDTENAIINVLRFYEAKNAIVFCNTRAAVARLTAKFTNRGFSVVALSGELTQSERTNALQALRDGRARVCIATDVAARGIDLPNLELVIHADLPSNSDTLLHRSGRTGRAGRKGVSALIVPPKMKTKANRLLGWAKLKAEWAAAPTAAEVNAADEARLLGDDAWSAPIPEDAEAFVANLVEQFSAEQLATAFVNLYRARASAPEDLTDPGERGDDKPRPAFGPSVWFSVSAGRNDGAEPRTLLPMLCRLGDLTKDDIGAIRVQPSHSFVEILASSATKFVNALGPDMKAEGGAVVTQLDSPPDLPRGPKPGGPKRGPKPGGKPHRKSYDSDAPSEPRKPRKPYREDPVAEVRAERSEKPRFDKPRGGPKGERPPKSHKTDRSPMKPGAKPKPKSNGEAPGKPKAKAVWKKEKPATEAPRKPKGAPKKSASEPSSYKRASDPSKRFSPPNKVGKQGGKAGPKRGK from the coding sequence TTGATCCAGACCATCGCAGATGCGCTAGCCCAACAGGGCTATGAAACTCTTACCGCCGTTCAGGAGGCCGTGACCGATCCGGCGCTTGCCCAGGCCGACCTTTTGGTCTCGGCCCAGACCGGCTCTGGCAAGACCGTCGGCTTTGGCCTGGCCATCGCGCCGACCTTGCTGGACGGGGCTGAACATTTCGGCCCGGCCGCCGCGCCCTTGGCATTGGTGATCGCACCAACACGCGAATTGGCCATGCAGGTCAGCCGCGAGCTCAGCTGGCTCTATGGCAAGGCCGGCGCGATTGTCACCACCTGTGTTGGCGGCATGGACCAACGCACCGAACGCCGCGCCCTGGACCGGGGTGTTCATGTGGTTGTGGCCACGCCGGGGCGTCTGTGCGACCACATCAAACGCGGCAACATCGACCTTGGCGATCTGCGGGCCGTTGTTTTGGACGAAGCAGATGAAATGCTCGATCTCGGGTTCCGCGACGAGCTGGAATTCATCCTGTCCGAAGCGCCCGAAGACCGCCGCACCCTGCTGTTTTCGGCCACCGTGCCGGCCGCAATTGCCAAGCTCGCGCAGTCCTACCAACGTGACGCGCAACGCATCAGCACCGTCGGCGAAGCCAAACAGCACGCGGATATCGAATACCGCGCCCTGAACGTGCACCCGCGTGACACGGAAAACGCTATTATCAACGTGCTGCGGTTTTACGAGGCCAAGAATGCCATCGTTTTCTGCAACACCCGCGCCGCTGTGGCGCGGCTGACTGCCAAATTCACCAACCGCGGCTTTTCTGTTGTTGCCCTGTCTGGGGAGCTGACCCAATCGGAACGCACCAATGCCTTGCAAGCCCTGCGTGATGGCCGGGCGCGGGTCTGTATCGCCACCGATGTGGCCGCACGCGGGATCGACCTGCCCAATCTGGAGCTGGTAATTCACGCCGATCTGCCGTCCAACTCGGACACCCTTCTGCACCGCTCTGGCCGGACCGGCCGTGCTGGGCGCAAGGGGGTTTCGGCGCTGATCGTCCCGCCCAAGATGAAAACAAAGGCCAACCGCCTGCTGGGTTGGGCCAAACTGAAAGCCGAATGGGCCGCCGCACCCACCGCCGCCGAGGTGAATGCCGCCGACGAAGCCAGACTGCTGGGCGATGATGCATGGTCTGCGCCCATCCCTGAAGATGCAGAAGCTTTTGTGGCCAACCTGGTCGAGCAATTCAGTGCCGAACAACTGGCAACCGCATTTGTGAACCTATACCGCGCACGTGCCTCTGCCCCCGAAGATCTGACCGATCCGGGCGAACGCGGCGACGACAAACCCCGCCCCGCCTTTGGGCCTTCTGTCTGGTTTTCGGTCTCTGCAGGCCGCAATGATGGGGCAGAGCCGCGCACCTTGCTGCCGATGCTGTGCCGCTTGGGTGATCTGACCAAAGACGACATTGGCGCAATCCGCGTACAGCCAAGCCACAGCTTTGTTGAAATTCTGGCCTCCTCCGCAACCAAGTTTGTCAATGCTCTTGGGCCAGACATGAAAGCCGAAGGCGGCGCTGTTGTCACCCAGCTCGACAGCCCTCCGGACCTGCCGCGCGGTCCAAAGCCAGGCGGCCCGAAACGGGGTCCCAAGCCGGGTGGAAAGCCGCATCGCAAATCTTACGATTCCGACGCACCATCCGAACCGCGCAAGCCACGCAAACCCTACCGCGAGGATCCGGTGGCCGAAGTTCGCGCAGAGCGCAGTGAAAAGCCCAGGTTCGACAAACCGCGCGGCGGCCCCAAGGGCGAGCGCCCGCCGAAGTCTCACAAAACCGACCGCAGCCCGATGAAGCCCGGCGCCAAGCCAAAGCCAAAATCAAATGGCGAAGCCCCCGGCAAGCCCAAGGCAAAAGCCGTCTGGAAGAAAGAGAAACCAGCGACCGAGGCGCCGCGCAAACCTAAGGGTGCGCCGAAAAAGTCGGCATCGGAGCCAAGCAGCTACAAACGCGCAAGCGATCCGTCCAAGCGTTTCTCGCCGCCAAACAAGGTCGGGAAACAAGGCGGTAAAGCCGGACCCAAACGCGGCAAATAA
- a CDS encoding taurine ABC transporter substrate-binding protein, translating to MIKKTATGFVAGAVMAMTGQAAMADGHGEITVGYFLEWPMPFLAAKASGAYDEALGMKVNWVSFETGTAMSAAMASGDVQISVSQGVPPFVVATSGGQDLQIIDVAVSYSENDNCVVRSDLEIDKDSAGELAGKKVAVPLGTAAHYGFLRQMDHFGVDVSTLQVVDMAPPEGAAALSQGAVDFACGWGGGLARMKEYGNILLTGAEKQELGILVFDVTSAPAAFLAENGDTAAKFAAVTAAANADWKANQSDEMLAVIAKESGMDVEATKASISTFEFPSVDEQLSEAWLGGNAASFMKGVADVFVEAGSIDSALDSYEGTVNTGPLEAAKGM from the coding sequence ATGATCAAGAAGACAGCAACAGGATTTGTAGCCGGCGCCGTAATGGCGATGACCGGTCAGGCCGCAATGGCCGATGGCCACGGTGAAATCACCGTCGGTTACTTCCTCGAATGGCCAATGCCATTCCTCGCAGCAAAAGCATCCGGTGCCTACGACGAAGCGCTGGGCATGAAAGTGAACTGGGTTTCTTTTGAAACCGGTACCGCAATGTCTGCAGCGATGGCGTCGGGCGATGTGCAGATTTCCGTCTCGCAGGGTGTGCCGCCCTTCGTTGTGGCAACATCTGGCGGTCAGGATCTTCAGATCATCGACGTTGCGGTGTCCTATTCAGAAAACGACAACTGCGTTGTTCGCTCTGATCTGGAGATCGACAAGGATAGCGCTGGCGAACTGGCAGGCAAGAAAGTCGCTGTGCCACTGGGTACAGCCGCGCACTACGGCTTCCTGCGCCAGATGGATCACTTCGGTGTTGATGTGTCCACCTTGCAGGTTGTGGACATGGCGCCACCAGAAGGCGCAGCCGCGCTCAGCCAGGGCGCAGTTGACTTCGCCTGCGGTTGGGGCGGTGGCCTCGCACGGATGAAAGAATACGGCAATATCCTTTTGACCGGTGCTGAAAAGCAGGAACTGGGCATTCTGGTGTTTGACGTGACATCCGCGCCAGCGGCCTTCCTTGCCGAAAACGGCGATACCGCGGCCAAATTCGCCGCTGTGACAGCCGCGGCAAACGCAGACTGGAAAGCCAACCAGAGTGACGAAATGCTCGCGGTGATTGCAAAAGAATCCGGCATGGACGTTGAAGCAACGAAGGCATCCATCTCCACGTTTGAATTCCCATCTGTAGATGAGCAGCTTTCCGAAGCATGGCTTGGCGGCAACGCGGCCTCCTTCATGAAAGGTGTGGCAGATGTGTTTGTTGAAGCAGGGTCCATCGACTCCGCGCTCGACAGCTATGAAGGCACAGTGAACACTGGCCCACTCGAAGCTGCCAAAGGCATGTAA